In one Drosophila pseudoobscura strain MV-25-SWS-2005 chromosome X, UCI_Dpse_MV25, whole genome shotgun sequence genomic region, the following are encoded:
- the LOC4814316 gene encoding uncharacterized protein has protein sequence MELPRLTSGKSSRSKGHQKNTDAEQKQTEKDAAQKTTTEEAASTSTAVPSITPARIPTSEDTIALASAVVATLPGTPLVPSQTSNERRDSNVVLPVAPVPPAQTPQPTPAPESTDGDDTEEAASERRGIIHRLFGWN, from the coding sequence ATGGAGCTTCCCAGGTTGACTAGCGGCAAGAGCTCCCGTTCCAAGGGGCATCAGAAGAACACGGACGCCGAACAGAAGCAGACAGAGAAAGATGCCGCCCAGAAGACGACGACCGAGGAGGCGGCATCCACCTCCACTGCAGTTCCCAGCATCACTCCAGCACGGATCCCTACCTCGGAGGATACAATAGCGCTGGCCTCGGCTGTGGTCGCCACACTTCCGGGGACGCCGCTGGTGCCTTCGCAAACCTCCAACGAGCGGCGTGACTCCAATGTTGTGCTGCCCGTGGCCCCGGTGCCGCCCGCACAAACACCCCAACCCACACCTGCCCCTGAGTCCACGGATGGTGACGATACTGAGGAGGCTGCGTCGGAAAGGCGCGGCATCATCCACCGCCTCTTTGGATGGAACTGA